A window from Amblyomma americanum isolate KBUSLIRL-KWMA chromosome 7, ASM5285725v1, whole genome shotgun sequence encodes these proteins:
- the LOC144097927 gene encoding neprilysin-1-like has protein sequence MGSPKAEKQPSPPKKKSPPRVNQEGLQDLLTSLPSILNSSSAGHHSSHAPLLSGVVQQRLLTVLECGSCCIFIAMLYFFFFYGVSKTWPLCSSNACISYAKLLWDTLNLSANPCDDFYGYVCSKWDATHSYAFKEGVYFKMMRSVADRNLHTAVPAHGQSAAQKAAQFYQSCLQIHSTGGEQEQREVKRLVATFGIHWPRLSNASNLLHICFAISNVLGWAPVMLFSMTRPGHILVTPASFYYTVLATRRSMLRTGSGDREYKRYFRLMLSAFSQRNQSSAVLPYGDLLALEAEVVPGLQQAYTLDPVGFVENATLDDIVSLAGDAIPRSRWEDELRKLLKAADLDDSTEYSFTIDNVYFFEAFFKLCLKLGEPRMAYYVGWVAVQGWSLLTKPDMIRFYYPSYSEAADGHVLLCAVLAQEYMGLAFYANYIREQLSAEDVGDVNALVRSVHESFRNGFRASMAWKDFTAKSMLSLEKNTSSPSAAPLSFVSDAQEKPVDTLFYFFPDMSSNLLENAKGAAAARRATPADTRMVNYRSNSTVRFYYVTREERFELLPVALEPPFYSVQAPPAVKYGTLGAEIGDATAAVIFQKLRGADADTRDRVGSEALCVLNAQNPVAKALPASPHWSHISRWQLAERAMSLDAVLRAFLRATGGEQPRLDGFESLKGEQILFIFWCMAQCGVADGKHKCNDPLKLFSFFARAFECKAGSTMSTITECI, from the exons ATGGGCTCACCGAAAGCTGAGAAG CAGCCCTCCCCTCCGAAGAAAAAGAGCCCGCCACGCGTGAACCAAGAGGGCCTCCAGGACTTGCTGACGAGCCTTCCCAGCATCCTCAACTCATCGTCCGCGGGGCACCATTCGAGTCACGCCCCGCTGCTATCGGGCGTGGTGCAACAGCGCCTTCTGACGGTGCTGGAATGCGGCTCCTGCTGCATCTTCATCGCCATGCtgtacttcttcttcttctatggCGTCTCCAAGACGTGGCCTCTGTGCAGCTCCAACGCGTGTATTTCGTACGCAAAG CTCCTCTGGGACACGCTCAACCTTTCGGCGAACCCCTGCGACGACTTCTACGGCTACGTGTGCTCCAAGTGGGACGCAACTCACAGTTACGCGTTCAAGGAAGGCGTATACTTCAA GATGATGAGAAGCGTGGCCGACAGGAACCTGCACACGGCCGTGCCAGCGCACGGACAGAGTGCGGCGCAGAAGGCCGCCCAGTTCTACCAGTCGTGCCTGCAGATCCACTCGACGGGAGGAGAGCAAGAGCAGCGTGAGGTCAAGCGTCTGGTGGCCACCTTCGGCATCCACTGGCCTCGGCTGAGCAACGCCTCCAACctgctgcacatatgctttgccATCTCCAACGTCCTGGGCTGGGCACCCGTCATGCTCTTCTCGATGACCCGCCCTGGTCACATCTTGGTGACGCCGGCATCCTTCTACTACACCGTGCTTGCGACAAGGCGATCTATGCTCAGGACTGGCAGCGGAGACCGCGAGTACAAGAGGTACTTCAGGCTCATGCTCAGTGCATTCAGCCAAAGAAACCAGTCCTCCGCCGTTCTACCCTACGGTGACCTCCTCGCTCTGGAGGCTGAAGTGGTTCCGGGGCTGCAACAAGCGTACACTTTGGACCCCGTGGGCTTCGTCGAGAATGCGACATTAGACGACATCGTCAGCCTAGCCGGCGATGCAATCCCCAG GTCTAGGTGGGAAGATGAGCTTCGTAAACTCTTAAAAGCTGCGGACCTCGATGACAGCACCGAATACTCGTTCACAATCGACAACGTGTACTTCTTCGAAGCCTTCTTCAAATTGTGCCTTAAGCTTGGTGAGCCCCGAATGGCTTACTACGTTGGCTGGGTCGCCGTACAAGGGTGGTCACTGCTGACCAAGCCAGACATGATCCGCTTCTACTACCCCTCGTACAGCGAAGCTGCTGACGGCCACGTGCTGCTTTGCGCGGTACTCGCGCAAGAATACATGGGCCTGGCCTTTTACGCGAACTACATCAGGGAACAACTGTCCGCTGAAGACGTTGGTGACGTGAATGCCCTGGTGAGAAGCGTTCACGAATCTTTTCGCAATGGGTTTCGTGCCTCGATGGCGTGGAAGGATTTCACTGCAAAGAGTATGCTGTCTCTCGAGAAAAACACGTCGTCGCCGAGCGCCGCACCTCTCAGCTTCGTGAGTGATGCCCAAGAGAAACCGGTGGACACGCTCTTCTACTTCTTCCCGGACATGAGCTCAAACTTGTTGGAGAACGCCAAAGGTGCCGCGGCTGCAAGGCGCGCTACGCCCGCCGACACGCGCATGGTGAACTACCGCTCGAACAGCACAGTCCGCTTCTACTACGTGACCAGGGAGGAACGCTTCGAGCTTCTGCCCGTCGCGCTGGAGCCGCCCTTCTACAGCGTCCAGGCGCCACCAGCCGTAAAGTACGGGACGCTGGGAGCCGAGATCGGCGACGCCACTGCCGCCGTCATCTTCCAGAAGCTTCGGGGTGCGGACGCGGACACACGGGACAGGGTCGGCTCCGAAGCGCTGTGCGTGCTGAACGCGCAGAACCCCGTGGCGAAGGCACTGCCAGCGTCGCCACACTGGTCCCACATCTCGAGGTGGCAGCTCGCCGAGAGAGCCATGTCGCTGGACGCGGTGCTCAGAGCCTTTCTGCGTGCCACCGGCGGCGAACAGCCCAGGCTCGACGGTTTCGAGTCACTGAAGGGGGAGCAGATACTGTTCATCTTCTGGTGCATGGCACAGTGCGGCGTGGCCGACGGAAAACATAAGTGCAACGACCCTCTGAAGCTGTTCAGTTTCTTTGCCCGTGCGTTCGAGTGCAAGGCGGGAAGCACCATGTCTACCATAACTGAATGCATCTGA